The Chitinivorax sp. PXF-14 genome contains the following window.
TTCGGCTGGCATCGTGGCCTCCGCAGGGGATGTTCCCACTCAGCATAGCGCAGCGCGCGGCGGCTTGCGCTTCAAGCCAGGTCGGGCAGGCGGTAGTCGAATACGTACTCGTGCCGGCCATCGGCGATGTTGATGCTCATCGTCCCCGACAGCCCGGCCAGCTCATCGGTGCCGGAATCGGGCACGACGCTGATGCGCAGCTGCGGCTCGCCACGGCTCATGCTGCCGCTGTGCTGCAACACGAAGCTGCCGCGCCGGCCCGCTAGGCTGCCCGTGACCTGCTCGATCGCCACATAGGCGGCCGAGCCCTTGACGGCCGTGCCTGCCGACAGCATCTCGCCCCGGCTCGTGGCATCGAGCGCACCGGAAAAGCGCTTGTCGATCGCCATCCTGCCCAGTGCGCCGGCCGCTTCGTCATGCACGGGCTGCGGGGTCAGTCTGACGTCGAAATGGCCTGTTGCTTGCATTCCCTGCTCCTTGCTTGCTGATGTCTCGGTGTGTTGGCCGTGGGCCATGTCTTGCATGGGGCGGCGGTGCTAACCGTAATCTGGCCAGCCGCGTGCATTGCCGTAAGCCGCGTGCCGAGCGGATTGCCCGCCCCCTCTGCGAACAGGCTGCGTATCGAGCGAGCTGCAAGTTGCCGCCCGCGAATACTGCCAGCGCCACTCCCTCTTCCTTGACGGGAGAGGGGGCCCCCTCGCCGGGTGGGCAACGTGCTATTCAGCCAAAGAAAAACGCGGGACATGACTGAAGCGCAGCGTATCACGCCGCAGGCCAAGCCTTGTACCCCGGTGGCGGCCGGCATGCAGCGTGCTGCGCTTCGAGAGCGCCCGGTTCGAATGGGCGGGCTACGGCCTTGGCGCAATGACCGCTACCGCAGATCGGCTTGAGCTGAGGGTCTTCGACTGCAACGGCGATGCCGCACGCCTTGGTGAGGCGGTGGGGAGAGCCATTCTGAGCGGGCTTATGAAATAACGATAGTTATTGTAACGATCGTTATTTTATGGAAATATTCGTGCCAAGCAATGTCATCGGCCATCGAAAGAAGCCTGTGCGCGAAGCGTCGCCAAGCGTTGGAGCAAGCCGCGACATGAATCCATGAATCTACGCATCAAGCGCTCCTGGCAATGGGCGCTGGAGAAAACCATGAAAAACCAACCCATTTGTTGGGCCAGCATCGCCTTGTTGGCGCTGATCAACCATAGTGAAGCGGCCGGTTATCGTTTCGGCTCGCAGAGCGTGGTGGGGCAGGGCAATGCGGATGCCAATGGCGCGGAAGCCAATGATGTATCCGGCCAGTTTTATAACCCGGCGATCCTGGCCCGGCAGGGCAACAGCCAATTCCAGATCGGGGGTACGCTGGTCGTGCCGGACTTGAATTACAGCGACAACGGCTCGAGCCGCTTCAGTGGCACCCAAACCGGCGGAGACAACCCAGGGCGGGTGGCCCCGACGACCGCCTTCGCGCCAACGCTGTATTACAGCAGGCCGATGACCGACCGCCTCACGTTTGGGCTGGGTATGTTCGTGCCCTATGCCGCCAAGCTCGACTACGGGACTGCCTGGCCTGGTCGTTATTCGCTGGATGGGATTGAACTGAAAGCCCTGAGCATCAATCCTGCCTTCGCGTTCCGGCTTGGCGAGCAGCATAGTGTTGCGCTGGGTGTATCCGCTGAATACATGAAGGCCACGCTAAACCAGGCGGTCGACACGCCCGGTGCGGTGCGTTACCTGGCCACGCATGGCGCCGGCAGCGCGCTGATCGCGGGGATCGTCGCCGCTGGCGGTAATCCGGCTGCGCTGGCTTCCGTGCAGGATGCGCATGGGCAAAGCTCCGGCAGCGATTGGGGGGCCGGCTTCAATCTCGGCTACTTGTACGAGCCAAGGCCTGGCACGCGGCTTGGGGTGGCGTACCGCTCCCCCGTCAGGCACGAGCTACATGGGAACACCTTCTGGGATTTCTCCAGCGTCACCAATGATGCGGTCGTCAACCAGCTGATACAGCGGCAATCCGGCAAGTTCGATTCCGGGGCCCGCGTGCGGATCACGACGCCGGAGACGGTATCGGCCCATGCCTTCCACCAGATTGACCCGCAGTGGGCGCTGATGTCGGACGTCACCTGGGCGCGTAACTCCCGCCTGCAGGCGTTGCGCATCGAATTCCCCGGATCGACGGCGGGTGACGAGGTGATCCGGCAGCAGTGGAAAGACACCCTGCGCCTGTCCTTCGGGCTCAACTACGGCATCAATGAGCAACTCACCTTGCGCACGGGCTTTGCGCTCGATCAGTCGCCCGTGCGCAGCTCGGAGCTGACCCACCCGGCCTTGCCGGATGCCAATCGGCATTGGTATTCGGCTGGACTCAATATCAAGATGAGCAAAAATGCATCGCTGGACATGGCCTACAGCTTTGTCCGATTCGAGGATGCGCAGGGCAACTATACAAACGATTGCTCCCCGCTGAGGGTGGACTGCACCGGCAATGGCGAGACCACGCGCGGCACCTACAAGACCTCGCTGCACATGCTTGGCTTCAGCTTTACCCAACAGTTCTGATCAGCCAAGGCCGCCGTGCGGCAGCGGGGGCAACACCGCCACCGGGTTTGCCCCCGTCCAACCCGCCCTTGGGCTGACGCCTGCCACCAGGCGCGGGCGCTCCCTGGGGCACCGGCCTATCAAGGCCATCACCCGCGCCCTTGAGCGGGGGTAATCGATGCGGATTGCAGCGCATGGCCAGTGTCAAGCTGTGGCAAGGTTTGCCATGCGGCGCGTTGCGCTGCGAGTGCGGCCCTACAGCGCTACTGCATCGGTCGCGACATGGGCCCCCAGTAGCGTGCCAAACGTCAGCTTGGGTGGTGCGGCCAGCAGCTGGTCGAAAGCGGCCAGCGCCGCCTGCAGCGGGGCCGAGGCGAGATGTGCGGCGCGCGCCGCGTCATCCCGGTACAGCTCGTGCACGATGAAGCGCTGGGCGTCGGCATCGTCGCGATAGACCGAGTAGATGACCGCGCCGGGCTCCGCGCTGGTGGCGGCGACCAGCGCCTGCAACTGCCGCTGGACGGCCTCGGCGGCATCGGGTTTCGCTTGCAGCTCGGCGAGCAATAAGACCATGGTGGTGTCCTCGTGGTGTGGATGAGCCACGATCTTCGCCATTCAGCGCTGCGGCGTATTGTAAAAATGCGTCGTCTGCCGCGTCAGGCTGCGGTAGTCGGAGGGTGCGATCCCGGCCAGGGATTTGAAATCGCGGTCGAAATGCGGCTGGTCGTAATAACCCAGATCGAGCGCAATGCGCAGGGCCGGCCGGGATGTCAGCGCCAGCTTGCGCGCCGCCTGCTGAAAGCGCACCAGACGGCGGAAGGCAGCGGGGCTCAGCCCTTCCTGCGCGAGAAAACGCCGTTCGAGCTGCCGCCGGCCGAGCCCCAGCTCGTCGCCGAGCGTGTCGATGCGCAGCGCCGGCTCGCTGTACAGCCGCTCGACCGCATGGCTGGCCAGCACGTCGCGGCGGCTGCGCAGCACCGCCAGGAAGAACGCGTCGAGCAGCGCCACGCGTGCCGTGAAGTCGCGCGCCTCGGCGAGCCGGGCCGACAGCGCCGCCGCCCTGGGCCCCCACAGCTCGGTGGCCACCGGCGCCTGATCGACACAGGCCGCCAACGGCACCGCACACAGATCGCCCCAAGCTCCAGCCTTGATGCGCACTGCGATGAAGTCGAGCCGTGCTGCCGCCGCCAGTGGCAGCGTAGCGGCGCGCAGGCACAACAGATGCGCCGCCGGCAGCGGCTCGCCGCTTGCTGTCAGTGAAAAGGCCTCACCCGCATGGAAATACACCTCGGCCCCGGTGCCGGGCAGCAGCAACGGCAAGGCCACGACCTCGCCGGGCGCGGCTTGCCAGCTCCAGTAGCGGTCGATGTAGGGCCTCAGGGCGGCAGCGGGGCGGGCGAAGACGGTGCGCATGGTGGTGGGCAGGCCAGGCGTGGTGTGTGGTTGGCGGGGATAGAGGGGATACGCTAGCGTTTGAATTCACCGGCCTGCGTGGCTTTTCGTGCAGGCCGCCACGAACACGGTGTCAGGTAACGTCATCGCTTCCGCACCAGGGTAAGGCCATCGGCGACGGGCAGCATGGATAGGTCGACACGGGGGTCTTTACCGATCTTCTCATTGAGTTCCCGAAGCACCGATATGTCATCATTGCTGATTCTCGACCTGAGGTCGGCATCAAGAACGGTAGGGTCAACCACCGAGCCGAACAGCAGGACGTTATCGATTGCGATGATTCCGCCAGGACGCAGCAACGAAAGCGTGGCCTCGTAGTAGCGGATGTAATTGGACTTGTCGGCATCAATGAACGCGAAGTCGAAGGTTTCACGCTGACCGGAAGCGAGCAACTCATCCATGGTATCGAGGGCTGGCCCGAGCCTGAAGTCGATCCGGTCAGCAACCCCCGCCTCGTTCCAGTATTTCCTTCCAATCTCCGCCCAGCCATCGTTGATGTCGCACGCAACGACGACCCCATCTTGCGGTAGCGCCAAGGCTACGCAAAGGGTGCTGTATCCGGTGTACGTGCCGATTTCAATTGCCTTCTTGGCACCGAGCACACGGATAAGGAATGCCATGAGCTGCCCCTGCTCGGGCGGTATCTGCATGATGGCATTGGGGTCCCGATCGGTTTCTTCTCTCAGCCGCCTCAGCACGTCCGGCTCCCGTAAAGAGACGGACAGGATGTAATCGTGAAGCGCGCTGGTGAATTTGATTTCGGACTTGTCCAAGGGAATACTCCGAGAGAAACCTAATGTCTGAATTCCGTGGGCGACACCAGCGCAGCTTTGGGTGGGCCGCTGGAATGAACGGTTATGCCCTGCCCAGGCCAAATAGCGAGCGCAACTTAGTACCCCAAGTGCGTTCGTAAAATGGCCTGACAGATTCGAACATGTAGTTCCCAATCCCCGGTTCACCTCGCTTAATCACGGTAAAGTCAACCAGTTCTCCCTTGGGGGCCGTATCCGCAGCGACAGAGCCAGCTTGCTTCATGGCCTCGGTAAGATCCTGATCGCCTTCAAAACCGACGACAAGCGTAGGCTTTTCACCCGTTGAAGTGTCGTGCATTAGGCACAGATAGGCCGCCTTGACCGCCGCGTGCCTTGCCAGAAGCTCAGTGAGCGCAGATACCATGTCCGCTGGATAATTGGCCGGCTGGCCAAGCAGAACTTTTGTTTCTTTCTGCACCACCCTGGTCTGCGGAATATGATTCATACCCGTTTCGAGCAGAGCATGAATTTCGTTGGGGAAAAACTCTTTACCATAAGGTGATGCCGGGTTCAGAACTAACGATGAGCCAAGCGTCATTTCAAAGAAAGACCTGGCTGGCAAAGCCACGTAATTCGATTCTTCTTTCAATGCGCGCTGAAGTGCTTCAA
Protein-coding sequences here:
- a CDS encoding DUF3224 domain-containing protein gives rise to the protein MQATGHFDVRLTPQPVHDEAAGALGRMAIDKRFSGALDATSRGEMLSAGTAVKGSAAYVAIEQVTGSLAGRRGSFVLQHSGSMSRGEPQLRISVVPDSGTDELAGLSGTMSINIADGRHEYVFDYRLPDLA
- a CDS encoding OmpP1/FadL family transporter, with protein sequence MALINHSEAAGYRFGSQSVVGQGNADANGAEANDVSGQFYNPAILARQGNSQFQIGGTLVVPDLNYSDNGSSRFSGTQTGGDNPGRVAPTTAFAPTLYYSRPMTDRLTFGLGMFVPYAAKLDYGTAWPGRYSLDGIELKALSINPAFAFRLGEQHSVALGVSAEYMKATLNQAVDTPGAVRYLATHGAGSALIAGIVAAGGNPAALASVQDAHGQSSGSDWGAGFNLGYLYEPRPGTRLGVAYRSPVRHELHGNTFWDFSSVTNDAVVNQLIQRQSGKFDSGARVRITTPETVSAHAFHQIDPQWALMSDVTWARNSRLQALRIEFPGSTAGDEVIRQQWKDTLRLSFGLNYGINEQLTLRTGFALDQSPVRSSELTHPALPDANRHWYSAGLNIKMSKNASLDMAYSFVRFEDAQGNYTNDCSPLRVDCTGNGETTRGTYKTSLHMLGFSFTQQF
- a CDS encoding putative quinol monooxygenase; protein product: MAKIVAHPHHEDTTMVLLLAELQAKPDAAEAVQRQLQALVAATSAEPGAVIYSVYRDDADAQRFIVHELYRDDAARAAHLASAPLQAALAAFDQLLAAPPKLTFGTLLGAHVATDAVAL
- a CDS encoding helix-turn-helix domain-containing protein; this translates as MRTVFARPAAALRPYIDRYWSWQAAPGEVVALPLLLPGTGAEVYFHAGEAFSLTASGEPLPAAHLLCLRAATLPLAAAARLDFIAVRIKAGAWGDLCAVPLAACVDQAPVATELWGPRAAALSARLAEARDFTARVALLDAFFLAVLRSRRDVLASHAVERLYSEPALRIDTLGDELGLGRRQLERRFLAQEGLSPAAFRRLVRFQQAARKLALTSRPALRIALDLGYYDQPHFDRDFKSLAGIAPSDYRSLTRQTTHFYNTPQR
- a CDS encoding class I SAM-dependent methyltransferase — encoded protein: MDKSEIKFTSALHDYILSVSLREPDVLRRLREETDRDPNAIMQIPPEQGQLMAFLIRVLGAKKAIEIGTYTGYSTLCVALALPQDGVVVACDINDGWAEIGRKYWNEAGVADRIDFRLGPALDTMDELLASGQRETFDFAFIDADKSNYIRYYEATLSLLRPGGIIAIDNVLLFGSVVDPTVLDADLRSRISNDDISVLRELNEKIGKDPRVDLSMLPVADGLTLVRKR
- a CDS encoding enhanced serine sensitivity protein SseB C-terminal domain-containing protein; protein product: MSEPSNDLERKLILAADNPASRPDFYTALMASDVFVIGLTDSTGEGVKTIPAGAKLSIVNWEKNDGTPIIPFFTSLEALQRALKEESNYVALPARSFFEMTLGSSLVLNPASPYGKEFFPNEIHALLETGMNHIPQTRVVQKETKVLLGQPANYPADMVSALTELLARHAAVKAAYLCLMHDTSTGEKPTLVVGFEGDQDLTEAMKQAGSVAADTAPKGELVDFTVIKRGEPGIGNYMFESVRPFYERTWGTKLRSLFGLGRA